Proteins encoded within one genomic window of Vicinamibacteria bacterium:
- a CDS encoding YciI family protein, protein MGLAVLFSLASGYGPSHTVEDVRSDRMTTVYIVLLRKGPHWNASHDATALQEAHLANIRSMWRAKKLIVAGPLGDDGDLRGIFLFQVPSLEDAKALTTSDPLVKEGHLVGEIHPWWVEKNALPEAGEYCRHPL, encoded by the coding sequence GTGGGCCTGGCCGTCCTGTTCAGTCTCGCGTCGGGCTACGGACCGAGTCACACCGTGGAAGACGTGAGATCCGACCGGATGACCACAGTCTATATAGTCCTTCTCAGAAAAGGGCCACACTGGAACGCGTCACACGACGCAACCGCCTTGCAGGAGGCCCACCTGGCAAATATCCGCTCCATGTGGCGTGCGAAGAAGCTGATCGTAGCCGGGCCGCTCGGAGACGACGGCGATTTGCGCGGAATCTTTCTGTTTCAGGTTCCTTCGCTTGAGGACGCGAAGGCCTTAACCACTAGCGACCCATTGGTGAAGGAGGGACATCTGGTGGGGGAAATCCACCCCTGGTGGGTCGAGAAGAATGCCCTCCCAGAAGCGGGGGAGTACTGCCGCCATCCGCTATAG
- a CDS encoding prepilin-type N-terminal cleavage/methylation domain-containing protein, protein MTRNESGFTLIELLIVVAIIGIIAAIAIPSLLRARVSANEAATVGDMRTLISGQAAYQSSNSGFYDGDLTCLVTPGNGACIPSYPTNAPTFLDSQLASQNPKSGYSRSFLAGAVLAPLPAYASPTSIGAYVYAATPVSVGQTGVRGFGSDFSGLICYTPSGALVGVTADPQLDITTCTPLQ, encoded by the coding sequence ATGACGAGGAACGAGTCGGGCTTCACTTTGATCGAGCTTTTGATCGTTGTCGCGATCATCGGGATCATCGCAGCGATTGCCATCCCCAGCCTCCTCCGCGCGCGCGTTTCCGCCAACGAGGCTGCGACCGTCGGCGACATGCGGACACTCATCTCTGGCCAGGCGGCCTACCAATCGTCTAACTCTGGTTTTTACGACGGCGATTTGACCTGTCTCGTGACGCCGGGGAACGGCGCTTGCATTCCTTCTTACCCCACGAACGCGCCGACGTTCCTGGACAGCCAGCTCGCCTCCCAAAACCCCAAGTCGGGCTACAGCCGAAGCTTTCTCGCCGGAGCCGTGCTGGCTCCCCTGCCCGCGTATGCTTCGCCGACCAGTATCGGCGCCTACGTCTACGCCGCCACTCCGGTCAGCGTCGGCCAGACGGGCGTTCGGGGCTTTGGCAGCGATTTCTCGGGGCTCATCTGCTACACACCATCGGGCGCTCTCGTAGGGGTGACGGCCGACCCCCAGCTAGACATCACTACCTGCACGCCCCTCCAGTAG
- a CDS encoding MoxR family ATPase, with product MEARHLEGIASLQQQLGRVILGKSEAIERLVVCLLGGGHVLMEDVPGVGKTTLAKALARSLDADFKRVQFTPDLLPTDILGSSVYNPSDGGFSFKAGPVFTNVLLADEINRASPRTQSALLEAMSERQASIEGTTHPLPSPFLVIATQNPAEFHGTYPLPEAQLDRFAMRIDLGYPTAEHEVDVLFSQAHHHPLDDVVTVLDGATVEELQAQVRAVRVERGIGRYAVALADATRNHPSLKLGCSPRGALLLFRMTQAHAFVAGRDYAIPEDLKAVAIPVLAHRLSLDTKARYSGILKEDVVREVLDRVSVGV from the coding sequence ATGGAAGCTCGGCACCTCGAGGGCATCGCGAGCCTCCAGCAGCAGCTTGGCCGGGTGATCCTCGGGAAAAGCGAGGCAATCGAGCGGCTCGTCGTATGCCTGCTCGGCGGGGGCCACGTTCTCATGGAGGACGTGCCGGGGGTGGGCAAGACCACCCTCGCGAAAGCTCTCGCCCGTTCGCTCGACGCGGACTTTAAGCGCGTGCAGTTCACCCCCGACCTCCTGCCCACGGACATTCTGGGCTCCTCTGTATACAACCCGAGCGATGGGGGCTTCTCCTTCAAGGCCGGGCCCGTCTTTACCAACGTCCTCCTCGCCGACGAGATCAACCGCGCCTCCCCCCGGACCCAGTCCGCGCTCCTCGAAGCCATGAGCGAGCGGCAGGCCTCGATCGAGGGCACCACCCATCCCCTCCCGTCGCCCTTCTTGGTCATCGCCACCCAGAACCCGGCCGAGTTTCACGGCACCTACCCGCTGCCCGAAGCTCAGCTCGACCGCTTCGCGATGCGCATCGACCTCGGCTACCCTACGGCCGAGCACGAGGTAGACGTGCTCTTCAGCCAGGCCCACCACCATCCCCTCGACGACGTGGTGACCGTCCTCGACGGCGCGACCGTGGAGGAGCTGCAGGCCCAGGTGCGGGCGGTGCGCGTCGAGCGGGGGATCGGCCGCTATGCGGTGGCCCTCGCCGACGCCACTCGCAACCACCCATCGCTGAAGCTGGGTTGCTCCCCGCGCGGGGCGCTCCTGCTCTTCCGGATGACGCAGGCCCATGCCTTCGTGGCCGGCCGGGACTATGCGATTCCCGAGGACCTGAAGGCGGTGGCCATCCCCGTCTTGGCTCATCGTCTCAGCCTCGACACCAAGGCGAGGTATTCCGGCATCCTGAAGGAAGACGTGGTCCGCGAGGTGCTCGACCGGGTCTCGGTGGGGGTTTAG
- a CDS encoding DUF58 domain-containing protein codes for MADPRAGRWTRRSALASLLLRFVRERLTARGRYLLGATAALALLGLDTLRSQVFLLFAAAAATLLVALVFTFWPPPRARFECPLPARTTAGRSFTVRARVRSARGELPDLRLSLRPRSEDENSLVVRPAEALLAAGTEEATEVSLQIEALQRGRYVLQGPSLRATDPLRLVTGRASRLPDQALIAYPRFWRMPEFAVPLGRRYQPGGIPLSSNVGDAVEFVGTRDYRQGDPLRNIHWRSWARRGAPVVKEYQEEYFCRIAIVLDTFLPKRVRSGDRRAFEAAISVAASVADFFSRTEHVVDVLAAGPILYEVSAGRSLAYLENILDVLACIEPCPEPPFRTIAPALFERLGQVTTVVAVVLDWDEARQGFLSQIRALGTAVRAVVVHEGPTTRPWEGVSDELGFVELMTPDYIERALAAEGAA; via the coding sequence GTGGCGGACCCTAGGGCCGGGCGCTGGACGAGGCGGAGCGCGCTCGCGTCTCTTCTCCTACGCTTCGTGCGCGAGCGGCTCACGGCCCGCGGTCGCTACCTCCTGGGCGCGACCGCCGCCCTAGCTCTCCTGGGCCTCGACACTCTGCGTTCGCAAGTGTTCCTGCTGTTCGCGGCGGCCGCCGCCACTCTTCTCGTCGCCCTGGTCTTCACGTTCTGGCCCCCGCCCCGCGCGCGATTCGAGTGCCCCCTGCCCGCACGAACCACCGCCGGCCGTTCCTTCACAGTGCGGGCGCGGGTGAGGAGTGCGCGGGGCGAGCTCCCCGACCTCCGCCTCTCGCTTCGGCCGCGGTCGGAGGACGAGAACTCTCTGGTGGTCCGCCCCGCGGAGGCGCTCCTCGCCGCGGGCACGGAGGAAGCAACCGAAGTCTCGCTCCAGATCGAGGCCCTCCAGCGGGGGCGATATGTCCTGCAGGGGCCTTCCTTGCGGGCGACGGACCCTCTCCGCCTCGTGACCGGCCGCGCCTCGCGTCTCCCCGACCAGGCGCTCATCGCGTACCCGCGGTTCTGGCGGATGCCGGAGTTCGCAGTGCCCCTGGGCCGGCGCTACCAGCCGGGCGGCATACCGCTCTCCTCGAATGTCGGCGACGCGGTCGAGTTCGTCGGTACTCGGGACTATCGGCAAGGCGACCCCCTTCGCAATATCCACTGGCGCTCATGGGCCCGCCGGGGGGCGCCGGTGGTGAAGGAGTACCAGGAGGAGTACTTCTGCCGGATCGCGATCGTGCTCGACACGTTCCTGCCGAAGCGGGTACGCTCCGGGGACCGGCGTGCCTTCGAGGCAGCGATCTCGGTCGCGGCATCGGTCGCTGACTTCTTCAGCCGAACCGAGCACGTCGTGGACGTGCTCGCCGCCGGGCCGATCCTCTACGAGGTGAGCGCGGGCCGCAGCCTTGCCTACCTCGAGAACATTCTCGACGTGCTCGCCTGCATCGAGCCCTGTCCCGAGCCACCCTTCCGGACGATCGCCCCCGCGCTCTTCGAGAGACTCGGCCAGGTGACGACCGTGGTGGCGGTCGTACTCGACTGGGACGAGGCGCGCCAGGGCTTTCTGAGCCAGATACGTGCGCTCGGAACCGCGGTCCGTGCCGTGGTGGTCCACGAGGGACCAACCACCCGGCCCTGGGAGGGAGTGAGCGACGAGCTGGGTTTCGTGGAGCTCATGACTCCGGACTACATCGAGCGGGCTTTGGCCGCCGAGGGCGCGGCGTGA
- a CDS encoding transglutaminaseTgpA domain-containing protein, with protein MIERVRRLDAREAALVAFAVAGAAAFAWGRAEPRAWLLLLPFSAAAAFRITAVPAPLRGASEKVAWIATGLLGGAVFYWLASPEGLGQPAPPLPAAAAYGAPLLSAIFLAGRSVWPPARALVPAVLVTTVVGASQARSARAMEIAVAAVALGAAFLLLNDKRPGPASARRWRLVRFGPFALLVGVVGAAIAWALPRAQPRVIQAAAQAAFPAGTSRFSPEARLGGTEELTLSSEVAMRVWTDRPQKLRAWVATRFDGATWLRTRSAVRPVFPAPSTPPAELVTWLAEVPGETFLVTSEQRETSPAIPLDRARVLLVGAIPGSIPAPRGLLIVRVRTERLGIDPSGLLTPALAPDSLYAVLSGTPGPEPAPGPDLVALPADTDPRLVALAESLGGGAVTNEERVERTVRYLQTQLRYSLWVGRFRSRQFVAEFVLEKKQGWCQYFATAAAVLLRLQGVPTRYVSGFQLRPQLLRGGHYVVRQADAHAWIEAWLPGRGWVEADPTPGAGYNRAHGEPGGGWLQETWHWLCGLGGLLLAVDWKAVPGLLWREALALATHARVRTGLSATAVLLLIAIAVWMFRSSRATRARHGVAPTSSGFELAPLLDRLDGLWAQHGVPRPPSRAPLEHLNQMPTGHAPAPLIEVSREIVERYYRARFAGQTAGPDEVRALESALDSRIPS; from the coding sequence GTGATCGAGCGTGTGCGCCGCCTCGATGCCAGGGAGGCTGCGCTCGTGGCCTTCGCCGTGGCGGGGGCCGCCGCCTTCGCGTGGGGTCGGGCCGAACCGCGGGCGTGGCTGCTTCTGCTCCCCTTTTCTGCGGCGGCCGCCTTTCGCATCACGGCCGTTCCCGCTCCGCTGCGCGGGGCCTCCGAGAAGGTCGCCTGGATCGCCACCGGCCTATTGGGAGGGGCGGTCTTCTACTGGCTCGCCTCGCCCGAGGGTCTGGGCCAGCCCGCGCCCCCGCTACCGGCAGCGGCCGCCTACGGGGCCCCGCTGCTCTCGGCGATTTTCTTGGCCGGGCGCTCGGTTTGGCCGCCCGCGCGGGCGCTGGTGCCGGCGGTCCTCGTTACCACCGTCGTGGGAGCCTCCCAGGCGCGCAGTGCCCGGGCAATGGAAATCGCGGTCGCCGCCGTGGCCCTGGGCGCCGCGTTTCTACTGCTGAACGACAAGAGACCGGGGCCCGCCTCCGCGCGGCGTTGGCGCCTGGTCCGGTTCGGTCCCTTCGCCCTCCTGGTGGGGGTGGTCGGCGCGGCAATCGCGTGGGCCCTCCCGCGAGCACAGCCACGTGTGATTCAGGCGGCCGCCCAAGCAGCTTTCCCCGCGGGCACATCTCGGTTTTCCCCGGAGGCGAGGCTTGGCGGCACCGAGGAACTCACGCTGTCGTCCGAGGTGGCGATGCGGGTCTGGACCGATCGGCCGCAGAAGCTGCGGGCCTGGGTCGCCACGCGGTTCGACGGCGCGACCTGGCTTCGCACACGCAGCGCAGTGCGCCCGGTGTTCCCCGCCCCGTCCACACCTCCGGCGGAACTCGTAACGTGGCTCGCGGAGGTACCCGGGGAGACATTCCTGGTCACCTCCGAGCAGCGCGAGACATCTCCCGCCATCCCGCTGGACAGAGCTCGAGTTCTGCTGGTCGGTGCCATACCCGGCTCCATCCCCGCCCCTCGGGGGTTGCTCATTGTCCGCGTGCGCACGGAACGCCTCGGGATCGACCCCTCCGGACTTCTGACCCCGGCCCTGGCCCCGGATAGCCTCTACGCCGTGCTGAGCGGCACACCGGGCCCGGAGCCGGCGCCCGGGCCGGACCTGGTCGCTCTGCCCGCCGACACAGACCCGCGCCTCGTGGCCTTGGCCGAGAGCCTCGGCGGGGGCGCGGTCACGAACGAGGAGCGCGTGGAGCGCACCGTCCGTTACCTCCAGACGCAGCTGCGGTATTCGCTTTGGGTTGGGCGGTTCCGGTCGCGGCAGTTCGTGGCGGAGTTCGTGCTCGAAAAGAAGCAGGGGTGGTGCCAGTACTTTGCGACCGCGGCCGCGGTGCTGCTCCGACTGCAGGGAGTGCCCACCCGCTACGTTTCGGGGTTCCAGCTGAGACCCCAGCTTCTTCGCGGCGGGCACTACGTGGTGCGCCAAGCCGATGCCCACGCATGGATCGAAGCTTGGCTGCCGGGCCGCGGCTGGGTGGAGGCGGACCCGACGCCGGGCGCGGGTTACAACCGCGCGCACGGCGAGCCCGGCGGAGGCTGGCTCCAGGAGACCTGGCACTGGCTGTGCGGTCTCGGCGGCCTCCTCCTCGCCGTCGACTGGAAGGCCGTGCCCGGGTTGCTCTGGAGGGAGGCGCTGGCCCTCGCCACCCACGCACGGGTGCGAACCGGGCTGTCCGCGACGGCCGTGCTGCTGCTGATCGCCATCGCGGTGTGGATGTTCCGGTCGTCGCGGGCCACGCGTGCGCGCCATGGCGTTGCTCCTACCTCCTCCGGGTTCGAGCTCGCACCCCTCCTCGACCGCCTAGACGGGCTCTGGGCACAGCACGGCGTCCCCCGGCCCCCGAGCC